The following coding sequences lie in one Drosophila sulfurigaster albostrigata strain 15112-1811.04 chromosome 2R, ASM2355843v2, whole genome shotgun sequence genomic window:
- the LOC133838723 gene encoding uncharacterized protein LOC133838723 isoform X2, with protein sequence MYEKTLTIGTAKVNNAYVWQKVSYNNKNQATAATKTSASTVKSKQKQHNNNNKTVSSSAKNASKTHNEHSKTTVTTKSAVASNTTQTPVTSATIAASLKPATQTPLFKKIVGNAARRQTLAHQIKRAHRHLLTSGGNDKQPQKPTTRNNKQRTGSSAAAAAGQQTKTTKPQQQQRNKRTLNANKHLCCSKSDNQKHKLNKKQQSKRGKNNNNAADDAKSELSSRWGSIEEQLNVLDNLLHYDEEAELYIAQLYDRYQQLQIENKTTSLVDSDSDSEIWSWSDYDYDLELNMSNNNSNDDDALSSTSGAGSHSTNNSIASPSSLVPSSLKRRGHQHHPRFAGTRRPQVPNVQEILAALYRGDSKGVLSNLRGEPTDPEPEPEPDRSTLSLPLTESVTNSLGSNSPTPTDESSMLDDANTTTKAASAAAGEEQAVPTAKKKKKRDKGEKSEKSERKKKSSSSSTTGKRERSKRSSGNASIMELSSDSMATDLSAGAIDEGIVLNPEDEDTQTAEWSKLRCTSEAAEIVAEREARRNKGRCADYPGLAFGRSIFSSDTMMKFNIIRNELHNIMNTQLKRAESEVAALNRRIQLLEEDLERSEERLGSATAKLSEASQAADESERIRKALENRTNMEDDKVALLENQLAQAKLIAEEADKKYEEVARKLVLMEQDLERSEEKVELSESKIVELEEELRVVGNNLKSLEVSEEKANQREEEYKNQIKTLNTRLKEAEARAEFAERSVQKLQKEVDRLEDDLIVEKERYCLIGDSLDEAFLDLIKGLEPFWTVRNPKPPTPKLPTPTPEELAAMEEARAAAEAAAAAAAAEAGEQGAEGAAQVVLSEDGVPVPKEPTPPPKEPTPPPPPPPPFEYSIDLPPEGAEVPFVKNYEPPPPGSEPEPAAEGEAAAPPAEGAAPAAEGAAPAADGAAPPAEGAAPPAEGAAPPAEGAAPPAEGAAPAEAAAAAPAAEAAPEAPAAEAAAPAPAAEAPAAEAAAAPAEAEAPPA encoded by the exons ATGTACGAAAAAACATTAACAATAGGAACTGCAAAAGTTAATAATGCATATGTGTGGCAAAAAGTgagttacaacaacaaaaatcaagccacagcggcaacaaaaacatcagCATCGACAGTCAAGtctaagcaaaagcaacataacaacaacaacaagacagTATCAAGCAGTGcaaaaaatgcaagcaaaacgCATAATGAACATTCAAAAACGACTGTAACAACAAAATCAGCTGTAGCatcaaacacaacacaaacaccaGTAACATCAGCTACGATTGCGGCTTCGTTAAAGCCGGCAACGCAGACGCCGCTTTTCAAAAAGATCGTTGGCAACGCGGCTAGGCGGCAGACGCTTGCACATCAAATAAAACGCGCACACCGCCATCTATTGACCAGCGGCGGCAACGATAAGCAGCCACAAAAACCAACTACGcgtaataataaacaaagaa CAGGTagcagcgcagcagctgctgcaggacagcagacaaaaacaacaaaacctcaacagcagcagcgtaaTAAACGCACGCTAAATGCAAATAAGCATTTGTGTTGCTCAAAAAGTGATAATCAAAAgcataagttaaataaaaagcaacaaagtaAGCgtggcaaaaacaacaacaacgcagctGACGACGCCAAATCAGAGCTTTCATCACGTTGGGGCTCAATCGAGGAGCAGCTGAATGTGCTCGACAATCTGCTCCACTACGATGAGGAGGCCGAATTGTATATAGCGCAACTCTACGACAGATATCAACAGCTACAGATAGAGAATAAGACCACCTCGCTTGTGGATAGCGACAGCGACTCAGAGATTTGGAGCTGGAGCGATTACGACTACGATTTGGAGCTGAACATgtcgaacaacaacagcaacgatgaCGACGCCCTGTCCAGCACCAGTGGAGCAGGCAGTCATAGCACCAACAATTCCATCGCATCACCATCTTCGCTGGTACCGTCCTCCTTAAAGCGTCGCGGTCACCAGCATCATCCGCGCTTTGCGGGCACACGACGTCCCCAAGTGCCCAATGTCCAGGAGATACTGGCCGCTCTATATCGCGGCGATTCCAAAGGTGTGCTCTCCAATCTGCGTGGCGAGCCGACAGATCCCGAGCCAGAGCCAGAACCAGATCGCAGCACTTTAAGTTTACCTTTAACTGAATCAGTGACAAATTCGCTGGGCAGCAATAGTCCAACACCCACGGATGAGAGCAGTATGCTGGACGATGCCAACACCACAACAAAGGCTGCTTCTGCAGCTGCTGGTGAGGAACAGGCTGTGCCTACGgccaaaaagaagaaaaaacgtGACAAAGGCGAAAAATCTGAGAAATCCGAGCGTAAAAAGaaatcatcgtcatcgtccaCAACTGGGAAACGAGAGCGCAGCAAGCGTTCCAGTGGCAATGCCTCCATCATGGAATTAAGCAGCGACAGCATGGCCACCGACCTCAGTGCGGGCGCAATCGATGAGGGTATCGTACTCAACCCAGAGGACGAGGACACCCAGACAGCGGAATGGTCAAAGTTGCGTTGTACCAGCGAGGCAGCTGAGATTGTGGCAGAGCGAGAGGCACGTAGGAATAAGGGACGATGTGCGGACTATCCGGGTTTGGCCTTCGGACGCTCCATCTTCAGTTCGGACACGATGATGAAGTTCAACATCATTCGCAACGAGCTGCACAACATCATGAATACGCAACTCAAGCGG gCCGAATCTGAGGTCGCTGCATTGAACCGTCGCATTCAATTGCTCGAAGAAGACTTGGAACGCTCTGAGGAGCGTCTGGGTTCCGCCACAGCTAAGCTGTCGGAAGCTTCTCAGGCTGCAGATGAGAGCGAACG GATACGAAAAGCGCTTGAAAATCGCACAAATATGGAAGACGACAAAGTAGCTCTATTGGAGAATCAATTAGCGCaagcaaaattaattgcagaAGAAGCTGATAAGAAATATGAAGAg GTGGCTAGAAAGTTAGTGCTCATGGAACAGGATCTGGAGCGTTCCGAGGAAAAAGTTGAGCTCAGCGAAag CAAAATTGTGGAGCTTGAGGAAGAGCTGCGCGTTGTTGGTAACAACTTGAAGTCCCTGGAAGTCTCAGAGGAGAAG gCCAACCAACGTGAGGAAGAGTACAAGAACCAAATCAAGACCCTGAACACTCGTCTAAAGGAG GCTGAGGCTCGTGCTGAATTCGCTGAACGTTCCGTTCAGAAATTGCAGAAGGAAGTCGACAGGCTCGAAG ACGATCTAATCGTTGAAAAAGAACGTTATTGCCTCATCGGCGACAGCCTCGACGAAGCCTTCCTGGACCTCATCAAGGGCCTCGAGCCATTCTGGACAGTGCGCAATCCCAAGCCACCCACGCCCAAGTTGCCCACACCAACTCCCGAGGAACTCGCCGCCATGGAGGAGGCCAGAGCCGCAGCCGAAGCAgccgccgctgcagctgcggcCGAGGCTGGCGAGCAGGGCGCAGAGGGTGCTGCGCAAGTTGTGTTGTCAGAGGATGGTGTGCCTGTGCCCAAGGAGCCGACGCCACCACCAAAGGAGCCAactccaccaccaccaccaccgccgccaTTCGAGTACTCGATCGATTTGCCGCCAGAGGGCGCTGAAGTGCCATTCGTTAAGAACTATGAGCCACCACCACCCGGCTCTGAGCCCGAGCCAGCTGCCGAAGGCGAAGCTGCTGCACCACCCGCCGAGGGAGCTGCACCAGCGGCTGAGGGAGCTGCGCCTGCTGCTGACGGTGCTGCTCCACCGGCTGAGGGAGCTGCCCCACCAGCGGAAGGCGCGGCGCCACCAGCTGAGGGAGCTGCTCCACCGGCAGAGGGAGCTGCACCCgctgaggctgctgctgctgcaccgGCAGCTGAGGCTGCTCCTGAAGCACCAGCGGCTGAGGCAGCTGCGCCAGCGCCTGCAGCTGAAGCACCTGCTGCCGAAGCGGCTGCCGCGCCAGCTGAAGCCGAGGCGCCACCAGCCTAA
- the LOC133838723 gene encoding uncharacterized protein LOC133838723 isoform X1: MYEKTLTIGTAKVNNAYVWQKVSYNNKNQATAATKTSASTVKSKQKQHNNNNKTVSSSAKNASKTHNEHSKTTVTTKSAVASNTTQTPVTSATIAASLKPATQTPLFKKIVGNAARRQTLAHQIKRAHRHLLTSGGNDKQPQKPTTRNNKQRTGSSAAAAAGQQTKTTKPQQQQRNKRTLNANKHLCCSKSDNQKHKLNKKQQSKRGKNNNNAADDAKSELSSRWGSIEEQLNVLDNLLHYDEEAELYIAQLYDRYQQLQIENKTTSLVDSDSDSEIWSWSDYDYDLELNMSNNNSNDDDALSSTSGAGSHSTNNSIASPSSLVPSSLKRRGHQHHPRFAGTRRPQVPNVQEILAALYRGDSKGVLSNLRGEPTDPEPEPEPDRSTLSLPLTESVTNSLGSNSPTPTDESSMLDDANTTTKAASAAAGEEQAVPTAKKKKKRDKGEKSEKSERKKKSSSSSTTGKRERSKRSSGNASIMELSSDSMATDLSAGAIDEGIVLNPEDEDTQTAEWSKLRCTSEAAEIVAEREARRNKGRCADYPGLAFGRSIFSSDTMMKFNIIRNELHNIMNTQLKRAESEVAALNRRIQLLEEDLERSEERLGSATAKLSEASQAADESERARKILENRALADEERMDALENQLKEARFLAEEADKKYDEVARKLAMVEADLERAEERAEQGENKIVELEEELRVVGNNLKSLEVSEEKANQREEEYKNQIKTLNTRLKEAEARAEFAERSVQKLQKEVDRLEDDLIVEKERYCLIGDSLDEAFLDLIKGLEPFWTVRNPKPPTPKLPTPTPEELAAMEEARAAAEAAAAAAAAEAGEQGAEGAAQVVLSEDGVPVPKEPTPPPKEPTPPPPPPPPFEYSIDLPPEGAEVPFVKNYEPPPPGSEPEPAAEGEAAAPPAEGAAPAAEGAAPAADGAAPPAEGAAPPAEGAAPPAEGAAPPAEGAAPAEAAAAAPAAEAAPEAPAAEAAAPAPAAEAPAAEAAAAPAEAEAPPA; this comes from the exons ATGTACGAAAAAACATTAACAATAGGAACTGCAAAAGTTAATAATGCATATGTGTGGCAAAAAGTgagttacaacaacaaaaatcaagccacagcggcaacaaaaacatcagCATCGACAGTCAAGtctaagcaaaagcaacataacaacaacaacaagacagTATCAAGCAGTGcaaaaaatgcaagcaaaacgCATAATGAACATTCAAAAACGACTGTAACAACAAAATCAGCTGTAGCatcaaacacaacacaaacaccaGTAACATCAGCTACGATTGCGGCTTCGTTAAAGCCGGCAACGCAGACGCCGCTTTTCAAAAAGATCGTTGGCAACGCGGCTAGGCGGCAGACGCTTGCACATCAAATAAAACGCGCACACCGCCATCTATTGACCAGCGGCGGCAACGATAAGCAGCCACAAAAACCAACTACGcgtaataataaacaaagaa CAGGTagcagcgcagcagctgctgcaggacagcagacaaaaacaacaaaacctcaacagcagcagcgtaaTAAACGCACGCTAAATGCAAATAAGCATTTGTGTTGCTCAAAAAGTGATAATCAAAAgcataagttaaataaaaagcaacaaagtaAGCgtggcaaaaacaacaacaacgcagctGACGACGCCAAATCAGAGCTTTCATCACGTTGGGGCTCAATCGAGGAGCAGCTGAATGTGCTCGACAATCTGCTCCACTACGATGAGGAGGCCGAATTGTATATAGCGCAACTCTACGACAGATATCAACAGCTACAGATAGAGAATAAGACCACCTCGCTTGTGGATAGCGACAGCGACTCAGAGATTTGGAGCTGGAGCGATTACGACTACGATTTGGAGCTGAACATgtcgaacaacaacagcaacgatgaCGACGCCCTGTCCAGCACCAGTGGAGCAGGCAGTCATAGCACCAACAATTCCATCGCATCACCATCTTCGCTGGTACCGTCCTCCTTAAAGCGTCGCGGTCACCAGCATCATCCGCGCTTTGCGGGCACACGACGTCCCCAAGTGCCCAATGTCCAGGAGATACTGGCCGCTCTATATCGCGGCGATTCCAAAGGTGTGCTCTCCAATCTGCGTGGCGAGCCGACAGATCCCGAGCCAGAGCCAGAACCAGATCGCAGCACTTTAAGTTTACCTTTAACTGAATCAGTGACAAATTCGCTGGGCAGCAATAGTCCAACACCCACGGATGAGAGCAGTATGCTGGACGATGCCAACACCACAACAAAGGCTGCTTCTGCAGCTGCTGGTGAGGAACAGGCTGTGCCTACGgccaaaaagaagaaaaaacgtGACAAAGGCGAAAAATCTGAGAAATCCGAGCGTAAAAAGaaatcatcgtcatcgtccaCAACTGGGAAACGAGAGCGCAGCAAGCGTTCCAGTGGCAATGCCTCCATCATGGAATTAAGCAGCGACAGCATGGCCACCGACCTCAGTGCGGGCGCAATCGATGAGGGTATCGTACTCAACCCAGAGGACGAGGACACCCAGACAGCGGAATGGTCAAAGTTGCGTTGTACCAGCGAGGCAGCTGAGATTGTGGCAGAGCGAGAGGCACGTAGGAATAAGGGACGATGTGCGGACTATCCGGGTTTGGCCTTCGGACGCTCCATCTTCAGTTCGGACACGATGATGAAGTTCAACATCATTCGCAACGAGCTGCACAACATCATGAATACGCAACTCAAGCGG gCCGAATCTGAGGTCGCTGCATTGAACCGTCGCATTCAATTGCTCGAAGAAGACTTGGAACGCTCTGAGGAGCGTCTGGGTTCCGCCACAGCTAAGCTGTCGGAAGCTTCTCAGGCTGCAGATGAGAGCGAACG TGCTCGCAAGATTCTTGAGAATCGCGCCCTTGCCGATGAAGAACGCATGGACGCTCTTGAGAATCAGCTGAAGGAAGCGCGTTTCCTTGCTGAGGAGGCTGACAAGAAATACGATGAG gtTGCCCGTAAATTGGCCATGGTTGAAGCTGATTTGGAGCGTGCCGAAGAACGTGCCGAGCAGGGTGAAAA CAAAATTGTGGAGCTTGAGGAAGAGCTGCGCGTTGTTGGTAACAACTTGAAGTCCCTGGAAGTCTCAGAGGAGAAG gCCAACCAACGTGAGGAAGAGTACAAGAACCAAATCAAGACCCTGAACACTCGTCTAAAGGAG GCTGAGGCTCGTGCTGAATTCGCTGAACGTTCCGTTCAGAAATTGCAGAAGGAAGTCGACAGGCTCGAAG ACGATCTAATCGTTGAAAAAGAACGTTATTGCCTCATCGGCGACAGCCTCGACGAAGCCTTCCTGGACCTCATCAAGGGCCTCGAGCCATTCTGGACAGTGCGCAATCCCAAGCCACCCACGCCCAAGTTGCCCACACCAACTCCCGAGGAACTCGCCGCCATGGAGGAGGCCAGAGCCGCAGCCGAAGCAgccgccgctgcagctgcggcCGAGGCTGGCGAGCAGGGCGCAGAGGGTGCTGCGCAAGTTGTGTTGTCAGAGGATGGTGTGCCTGTGCCCAAGGAGCCGACGCCACCACCAAAGGAGCCAactccaccaccaccaccaccgccgccaTTCGAGTACTCGATCGATTTGCCGCCAGAGGGCGCTGAAGTGCCATTCGTTAAGAACTATGAGCCACCACCACCCGGCTCTGAGCCCGAGCCAGCTGCCGAAGGCGAAGCTGCTGCACCACCCGCCGAGGGAGCTGCACCAGCGGCTGAGGGAGCTGCGCCTGCTGCTGACGGTGCTGCTCCACCGGCTGAGGGAGCTGCCCCACCAGCGGAAGGCGCGGCGCCACCAGCTGAGGGAGCTGCTCCACCGGCAGAGGGAGCTGCACCCgctgaggctgctgctgctgcaccgGCAGCTGAGGCTGCTCCTGAAGCACCAGCGGCTGAGGCAGCTGCGCCAGCGCCTGCAGCTGAAGCACCTGCTGCCGAAGCGGCTGCCGCGCCAGCTGAAGCCGAGGCGCCACCAGCCTAA
- the LOC133838723 gene encoding uncharacterized protein LOC133838723 isoform X5, with product MYEKTLTIGTAKVNNAYVWQKVSYNNKNQATAATKTSASTVKSKQKQHNNNNKTVSSSAKNASKTHNEHSKTTVTTKSAVASNTTQTPVTSATIAASLKPATQTPLFKKIVGNAARRQTLAHQIKRAHRHLLTSGGNDKQPQKPTTPGSSAAAAAGQQTKTTKPQQQQRNKRTLNANKHLCCSKSDNQKHKLNKKQQSKRGKNNNNAADDAKSELSSRWGSIEEQLNVLDNLLHYDEEAELYIAQLYDRYQQLQIENKTTSLVDSDSDSEIWSWSDYDYDLELNMSNNNSNDDDALSSTSGAGSHSTNNSIASPSSLVPSSLKRRGHQHHPRFAGTRRPQVPNVQEILAALYRGDSKGVLSNLRGEPTDPEPEPEPDRSTLSLPLTESVTNSLGSNSPTPTDESSMLDDANTTTKAASAAAGEEQAVPTAKKKKKRDKGEKSEKSERKKKSSSSSTTGKRERSKRSSGNASIMELSSDSMATDLSAGAIDEGIVLNPEDEDTQTAEWSKLRCTSEAAEIVAEREARRNKGRCADYPGLAFGRSIFSSDTMMKFNIIRNELHNIMNTQLKRAESEVAALNRRIQLLEEDLERSEERLGSATAKLSEASQAADESERARKILENRALADEERMDALENQLKEARFLAEEADKKYDEVARKLAMVEADLERAEERAEQGENKIVELEEELRVVGNNLKSLEVSEEKANQREEEYKNQIKTLNTRLKEAEARAEFAERSVQKLQKEVDRLEDDLIVEKERYCLIGDSLDEAFLDLIKGLEPFWTVRNPKPPTPKLPTPTPEELAAMEEARAAAEAAAAAAAAEAGEQGAEGAAQVVLSEDGVPVPKEPTPPPKEPTPPPPPPPPFEYSIDLPPEGAEVPFVKNYEPPPPGSEPEPAAEGEAAAPPAEGAAPAAEGAAPAADGAAPPAEGAAPPAEGAAPPAEGAAPPAEGAAPAEAAAAAPAAEAAPEAPAAEAAAPAPAAEAPAAEAAAAPAEAEAPPA from the exons ATGTACGAAAAAACATTAACAATAGGAACTGCAAAAGTTAATAATGCATATGTGTGGCAAAAAGTgagttacaacaacaaaaatcaagccacagcggcaacaaaaacatcagCATCGACAGTCAAGtctaagcaaaagcaacataacaacaacaacaagacagTATCAAGCAGTGcaaaaaatgcaagcaaaacgCATAATGAACATTCAAAAACGACTGTAACAACAAAATCAGCTGTAGCatcaaacacaacacaaacaccaGTAACATCAGCTACGATTGCGGCTTCGTTAAAGCCGGCAACGCAGACGCCGCTTTTCAAAAAGATCGTTGGCAACGCGGCTAGGCGGCAGACGCTTGCACATCAAATAAAACGCGCACACCGCCATCTATTGACCAGCGGCGGCAACGATAAGCAGCCACAAAAACCAACTACGc CAGGTagcagcgcagcagctgctgcaggacagcagacaaaaacaacaaaacctcaacagcagcagcgtaaTAAACGCACGCTAAATGCAAATAAGCATTTGTGTTGCTCAAAAAGTGATAATCAAAAgcataagttaaataaaaagcaacaaagtaAGCgtggcaaaaacaacaacaacgcagctGACGACGCCAAATCAGAGCTTTCATCACGTTGGGGCTCAATCGAGGAGCAGCTGAATGTGCTCGACAATCTGCTCCACTACGATGAGGAGGCCGAATTGTATATAGCGCAACTCTACGACAGATATCAACAGCTACAGATAGAGAATAAGACCACCTCGCTTGTGGATAGCGACAGCGACTCAGAGATTTGGAGCTGGAGCGATTACGACTACGATTTGGAGCTGAACATgtcgaacaacaacagcaacgatgaCGACGCCCTGTCCAGCACCAGTGGAGCAGGCAGTCATAGCACCAACAATTCCATCGCATCACCATCTTCGCTGGTACCGTCCTCCTTAAAGCGTCGCGGTCACCAGCATCATCCGCGCTTTGCGGGCACACGACGTCCCCAAGTGCCCAATGTCCAGGAGATACTGGCCGCTCTATATCGCGGCGATTCCAAAGGTGTGCTCTCCAATCTGCGTGGCGAGCCGACAGATCCCGAGCCAGAGCCAGAACCAGATCGCAGCACTTTAAGTTTACCTTTAACTGAATCAGTGACAAATTCGCTGGGCAGCAATAGTCCAACACCCACGGATGAGAGCAGTATGCTGGACGATGCCAACACCACAACAAAGGCTGCTTCTGCAGCTGCTGGTGAGGAACAGGCTGTGCCTACGgccaaaaagaagaaaaaacgtGACAAAGGCGAAAAATCTGAGAAATCCGAGCGTAAAAAGaaatcatcgtcatcgtccaCAACTGGGAAACGAGAGCGCAGCAAGCGTTCCAGTGGCAATGCCTCCATCATGGAATTAAGCAGCGACAGCATGGCCACCGACCTCAGTGCGGGCGCAATCGATGAGGGTATCGTACTCAACCCAGAGGACGAGGACACCCAGACAGCGGAATGGTCAAAGTTGCGTTGTACCAGCGAGGCAGCTGAGATTGTGGCAGAGCGAGAGGCACGTAGGAATAAGGGACGATGTGCGGACTATCCGGGTTTGGCCTTCGGACGCTCCATCTTCAGTTCGGACACGATGATGAAGTTCAACATCATTCGCAACGAGCTGCACAACATCATGAATACGCAACTCAAGCGG gCCGAATCTGAGGTCGCTGCATTGAACCGTCGCATTCAATTGCTCGAAGAAGACTTGGAACGCTCTGAGGAGCGTCTGGGTTCCGCCACAGCTAAGCTGTCGGAAGCTTCTCAGGCTGCAGATGAGAGCGAACG TGCTCGCAAGATTCTTGAGAATCGCGCCCTTGCCGATGAAGAACGCATGGACGCTCTTGAGAATCAGCTGAAGGAAGCGCGTTTCCTTGCTGAGGAGGCTGACAAGAAATACGATGAG gtTGCCCGTAAATTGGCCATGGTTGAAGCTGATTTGGAGCGTGCCGAAGAACGTGCCGAGCAGGGTGAAAA CAAAATTGTGGAGCTTGAGGAAGAGCTGCGCGTTGTTGGTAACAACTTGAAGTCCCTGGAAGTCTCAGAGGAGAAG gCCAACCAACGTGAGGAAGAGTACAAGAACCAAATCAAGACCCTGAACACTCGTCTAAAGGAG GCTGAGGCTCGTGCTGAATTCGCTGAACGTTCCGTTCAGAAATTGCAGAAGGAAGTCGACAGGCTCGAAG ACGATCTAATCGTTGAAAAAGAACGTTATTGCCTCATCGGCGACAGCCTCGACGAAGCCTTCCTGGACCTCATCAAGGGCCTCGAGCCATTCTGGACAGTGCGCAATCCCAAGCCACCCACGCCCAAGTTGCCCACACCAACTCCCGAGGAACTCGCCGCCATGGAGGAGGCCAGAGCCGCAGCCGAAGCAgccgccgctgcagctgcggcCGAGGCTGGCGAGCAGGGCGCAGAGGGTGCTGCGCAAGTTGTGTTGTCAGAGGATGGTGTGCCTGTGCCCAAGGAGCCGACGCCACCACCAAAGGAGCCAactccaccaccaccaccaccgccgccaTTCGAGTACTCGATCGATTTGCCGCCAGAGGGCGCTGAAGTGCCATTCGTTAAGAACTATGAGCCACCACCACCCGGCTCTGAGCCCGAGCCAGCTGCCGAAGGCGAAGCTGCTGCACCACCCGCCGAGGGAGCTGCACCAGCGGCTGAGGGAGCTGCGCCTGCTGCTGACGGTGCTGCTCCACCGGCTGAGGGAGCTGCCCCACCAGCGGAAGGCGCGGCGCCACCAGCTGAGGGAGCTGCTCCACCGGCAGAGGGAGCTGCACCCgctgaggctgctgctgctgcaccgGCAGCTGAGGCTGCTCCTGAAGCACCAGCGGCTGAGGCAGCTGCGCCAGCGCCTGCAGCTGAAGCACCTGCTGCCGAAGCGGCTGCCGCGCCAGCTGAAGCCGAGGCGCCACCAGCCTAA